Within Petrotoga sp. 9PW.55.5.1, the genomic segment GAGATAATGAAACAAAAATTAAAGAAATAATTAGTATGATGGGTTTGGAAGGTTTTGAAAGCCTTTTACCATCAAGATTAAGTGGTGGTATGAAGCAAAGGGTAAATATAGCAAGAGCTTTGTTGGTAGAACCGGATATTTTGATTATGGATGAACCATTCACTTCTTTGGATTTGAATATAAAGCTATCGATAATTGAAGATATAAATAAATTATGGGAAAGAAACAGATATTCTTTGTTAATGGTTACACATGATATAAAAGAAGCATTACTATTGGCTGATAGGATTTTGATAGCCTCACAAAGGCCTTCACATATTTTAAATGAATTTCTAATAGATCTCCCAAAAGAAAACAGGAATTTAATAGATTCTAATTTTCTATCTCTAGAAGCGAAAATTATGAGTTTTATTATAGATCAAAATTAATTAAAAATGGAGAAAATTGGAGGTGTGATTATACAGATACATAAACACTCTATACTGGAAAAGCTGGAGTGTAAAAGAGGCTTATATGCTGCAAAAACATTGTGGAAAACTTATGCAAAAGTTTGAATATGGACAGGAAAATGAATGGATTGAAAAACTCAGAACTAATTACAAGGCAGGGATTGCTTAAAAATTTTTGTTTAAGTACTATACTTTGAAATGACATCTATATATTTTCTATCTTTTAAGGCTTTTTTAGCTAGTTTATCGGCCATCTCATTGTATTTATCGCCTGAGTGGCCTCTTATCCAATTAAATTTTATAATTAAGAAGTTGCGCATATAATCACAGCAATTTTTGTAAGCTTTTGTGATGATCTTGTTGGTTTTCCATGAACCTGTGCACCATTTTTCTAATCCGATATAATCATGATTTATTATTATCTTTTCATATTTGTTTTCTCTGGCATATTCCATTGCATATATACAAGCGCTAATTTCCCCGGCAACGTTTCTGCTTTTTGCGTACTCTTTGTTGTTTCCAGCAAAACTAAATGTCTTTTCTTCTGGATCTTCTAAAAACACGATTCCGCTTCCATAGATTTTTTTTAACTTATCGTAACTGCCATCTACATAAGAAATTAGAGACTTGATCTCAAAATTCTTGTTATCGTCATTTAAAAACTCTTGAGCCATTTCAAGTGTTGTGAAACTTTTGAATTCGGCGTTAGAAAAATTGTCTACTTGTTTTCTACATTCTTCCCAGGTATAGAAAATCCCTTTTTTTCTACCGTTTTTTACTGCATAGATTTTTTTCTTCATTGATTATCTTCTTTCTTAGGTTTATCGTAAAAGCCTTCTTTTAGATTTTTAGTAACCATTTTCATTTCTATATCCTCTTGCTTTAATTCTTTTATCAATTCTTCAACAGTCCATTGAGAACTTATGGGAGTTACTGAAGCAAAGATTATATTATTAGGAAGTTCTTCTATATTTTTTATCGTTTTCATTATTTTGAGTATCTGTTTTTTATCCATTCCATTGATGATTATTGTTGGAATATCTTTTATTTCATCGTACACAATCGCACCTCCATATTTTTTAAAATGAATATATCAATCTGATATTTTCCAGTTTTAGAAAAGATTTTAGGATTTCTTCATCTATCTTTTTACTTTCGGTATAAGTGTTTTTTGTATTGCCGAAACTTTCTATAATCTCAGAAATTCTTTTTTTGTAAGATTTTAATGAGAATTCTTCAGTGTTTATTCCTTGATCTATATGATTACTTGTAGTTAATAGATCTATTTTATCAAATATTCCTTTATTTATTTCTTTTAAATAGTTAATTTCCGTTATATCCTTCAAACAAAATTCCTTTTGCATTTGAACGGGAAGATAAGAAAAATCAACTGATTCGTTTTCAAATTTTGAATTTAAATCTTGAAGAAGGATATCTTTGTAATTATTAGAAATAGGGATGCCATCTATATGTTTTTGGTATTCTTTTTTTATCTTTTCTTTTTCTATTCCTGATAAATTGACATACAAGCCATCGTAGTAGCTTATATCTTTTATATTTTTAAAGTCTTCAATTATATCTAATTTTCTGGTTAAAAAGTTTTTGTTGTTGAACTTAGATTCTAGATAAATCATTCCAAAACCTTCAAGAACAGAAGAAGAAAAGAACAGATCTGAAAACTTAACAATATATGGAAAAAGAGACGGATCTTTGGC encodes:
- a CDS encoding viroplasmin family protein, with the translated sequence MKKKIYAVKNGRKKGIFYTWEECRKQVDNFSNAEFKSFTTLEMAQEFLNDDNKNFEIKSLISYVDGSYDKLKKIYGSGIVFLEDPEEKTFSFAGNNKEYAKSRNVAGEISACIYAMEYARENKYEKIIINHDYIGLEKWCTGSWKTNKIITKAYKNCCDYMRNFLIIKFNWIRGHSGDKYNEMADKLAKKALKDRKYIDVISKYST
- a CDS encoding DUF3783 domain-containing protein; the protein is MYDEIKDIPTIIINGMDKKQILKIMKTIKNIEELPNNIIFASVTPISSQWTVEELIKELKQEDIEMKMVTKNLKEGFYDKPKKEDNQ
- a CDS encoding ABC transporter ATP-binding protein, with product MGNVLKVERLTKRFGDLLVLDNWNIKLEKGERVVLLGPSGCGKTTFFRIVAELDKHYDGNVEIFVDKIGYVFQEPRLLPWRNINNNLKIIRDNETKIKEIISMMGLEGFESLLPSRLSGGMKQRVNIARALLVEPDILIMDEPFTSLDLNIKLSIIEDINKLWERNRYSLLMVTHDIKEALLLADRILIASQRPSHILNEFLIDLPKENRNLIDSNFLSLEAKIMSFIIDQN